The Shinella zoogloeoides genome includes a region encoding these proteins:
- a CDS encoding carbohydrate kinase family protein has product MTAFFIGDVALDEYYTADRWPGRADKGMVQELPAEIGGSIANAAVVHAALGGETQFISLLNDSPLSGRLTDDLRQNGVGIEHMLVDPAIAESRNLIFLIDGEHVVLTVEMGEQPMWLAPATLAALRRPGLLYTTLYRVRRLHSRTGNGVLKQADLLSDLRRHGRRAIFDLDVGGCTPEDMPYLTDAAVVIFNQVGFRAAFGHDDMARIGGWIRDHEIGWVVRTMAADGAEAFDGETRLQAAGYPVNVVDVTGAGDTFGGALTWCLGEGRSFTEALDFSIAAASRSVTIHGPRGGKATSGEVLAWRKKEHDR; this is encoded by the coding sequence ATGACCGCCTTCTTCATCGGAGACGTAGCGCTCGACGAATATTACACCGCCGACCGCTGGCCCGGCCGCGCCGACAAGGGCATGGTGCAGGAACTGCCGGCCGAGATCGGGGGCTCCATCGCCAATGCCGCCGTCGTGCATGCCGCACTCGGCGGTGAAACACAGTTCATTTCCCTGCTGAACGACAGCCCGCTGTCGGGGCGGCTCACGGACGACCTCCGGCAGAACGGCGTCGGTATCGAGCACATGCTGGTCGATCCCGCCATCGCGGAATCACGCAACCTGATCTTCCTGATCGACGGCGAGCATGTCGTGCTGACGGTCGAGATGGGCGAGCAGCCGATGTGGCTGGCGCCTGCGACACTGGCGGCGCTGCGCCGGCCGGGCCTTCTCTATACGACGCTCTACCGCGTGCGCCGGCTGCACAGCCGGACGGGGAACGGCGTGCTCAAACAGGCAGACCTTCTGTCCGACCTGAGGCGCCACGGCCGCCGCGCCATCTTCGATCTCGATGTCGGCGGCTGCACGCCGGAAGACATGCCCTACCTCACCGACGCCGCCGTCGTCATCTTCAACCAGGTCGGCTTCCGCGCCGCCTTCGGCCATGACGACATGGCTCGCATCGGCGGGTGGATCCGCGACCACGAAATCGGCTGGGTGGTACGCACGATGGCCGCGGACGGCGCCGAGGCATTCGACGGCGAGACGCGGCTGCAGGCCGCCGGCTATCCCGTGAACGTGGTCGACGTGACCGGCGCCGGAGACACCTTCGGCGGTGCATTGACCTGGTGCCTGGGAGAGGGCCGGTCCTTCACCGAAGCGCTGGACTTTTCCATCGCGGCCGCTTCCCGCTCCGTCACGATCCACGGCCCGCGCGGCGGCAAAGCCACCTCCGGCGAGGTGCTTGCCTGGCGCAAGAAAGAACACGATCGCTAA
- a CDS encoding ureidoglycolate lyase: protein MTPVVARPVTAENFARYGTVYDLAGDADPNVTWTKGDGWNDGFTRTPLIDGSGHLGMTRGGSAPWPCTAMERHPQTEEALLCAAEPIVLAVAPASEADAPHRDEIEAFVIAPGQVVVMHRNVWHDACRGATRATPYYWMAICGLGESPWVPVKGGPRRIQMNDEPSV, encoded by the coding sequence ATGACCCCCGTCGTCGCACGGCCCGTTACAGCCGAAAATTTCGCCCGCTACGGAACGGTCTACGATCTTGCAGGCGATGCCGACCCCAACGTCACCTGGACGAAGGGCGACGGCTGGAACGACGGCTTTACCCGCACCCCGCTGATCGACGGTTCGGGCCATCTCGGCATGACGCGCGGCGGCAGCGCACCATGGCCATGCACCGCCATGGAACGGCACCCGCAGACCGAGGAGGCGCTCCTCTGCGCGGCCGAGCCGATCGTCCTTGCCGTGGCTCCCGCCTCCGAGGCCGATGCGCCGCATCGCGACGAAATCGAGGCCTTCGTCATCGCGCCCGGACAGGTGGTGGTGATGCACCGCAACGTCTGGCACGATGCCTGCCGGGGCGCCACGCGTGCCACGCCCTATTACTGGATGGCAATCTGCGGCCTCGGGGAAAGCCCGTGGGTTCCGGTCAAGGGCGGACCGCGCCGGATCCAGATGAATGACGAGCCCTCAGTATGA
- a CDS encoding BtpA/SgcQ family protein, protein MSRLSETFATVKPILGMLHLAGEDPAAKLAQAEEEARIMAGEGVDGLVVENYFGDADDVERVLDRLGGLGLGAKIGVNVLRDDTRAFALARQYSVSFIQVDSVAGHLPPEDDTAFAADFAARRASVPALLLGGVRFKYQPVLSGRPEEEDVRLGAQRCDGLVVTSDATGQPTDMDKVARFRAAAGGTVPLLIGAGLTETNAVEQLAHADGAIVGSWFKHDHKDTGRVEASHVARLMRAVRLARSAA, encoded by the coding sequence ATGAGCCGTCTCAGCGAGACCTTCGCCACCGTGAAGCCCATTCTCGGCATGCTGCATCTTGCCGGTGAAGACCCCGCAGCAAAACTCGCCCAGGCCGAGGAAGAGGCCCGCATCATGGCCGGCGAAGGTGTCGACGGGCTGGTGGTGGAAAACTATTTCGGCGATGCCGACGATGTCGAGCGCGTGCTCGATCGGCTGGGCGGCCTCGGCCTCGGCGCGAAGATCGGCGTCAACGTCCTGCGTGATGACACACGCGCGTTTGCGCTAGCCCGGCAATATTCCGTTTCCTTCATTCAGGTCGATTCCGTCGCCGGCCACCTGCCGCCGGAAGACGACACCGCCTTCGCGGCCGATTTCGCCGCCCGGCGGGCGAGCGTTCCCGCGCTTTTGCTCGGCGGGGTGCGGTTCAAGTACCAGCCGGTTCTTTCCGGCCGGCCGGAGGAAGAGGACGTGCGCCTCGGCGCTCAGCGCTGCGACGGCCTGGTGGTGACGTCGGATGCCACCGGCCAGCCGACCGACATGGACAAGGTCGCCCGTTTCCGCGCCGCGGCCGGTGGGACCGTCCCGCTTCTCATCGGCGCCGGTCTTACCGAAACGAACGCGGTCGAACAGCTTGCCCATGCCGATGGCGCGATCGTCGGAAGCTGGTTCAAGCACGACCACAAGGATACCGGCCGCGTCGAGGCGTCCCACGTCGCCCGCCTGATGCGCGCCGTCCGCCTCGCACGGAGCGCCGCATGA
- a CDS encoding GntR family transcriptional regulator, which yields MTHPSTPDASVAGENPDDRLSRFRLDPYSSEQLYRQLYRALRAAILSGDFSEGEAIPSENQMRDQFGIARTTVRNAMALLVSEGLVQQVRGRGTIVSHRPISHNIWNFGSFTELARRQGQRPVTRVLDHRVEDGELILVRARGLANDETVSWLNVDTSRLDLALYPGIETYDFAAQSLYEVLHRDYDRHPLRSELLLTVVPPSDRLREVFGPAAPQVPGYLCASGDVLDADDRLVERTSIVYSPAVQMKFATRWGRDTAPA from the coding sequence TTGACCCACCCTTCCACACCAGATGCCAGCGTTGCGGGCGAAAATCCGGATGACCGGCTGTCGCGCTTTCGCCTCGATCCCTATTCGAGCGAACAGCTTTACCGCCAGCTCTACCGGGCGCTGCGCGCCGCGATCCTCAGCGGAGACTTTTCCGAAGGCGAAGCCATTCCCTCGGAAAACCAGATGCGCGACCAGTTCGGCATCGCCCGCACGACGGTTCGAAACGCCATGGCGCTTCTGGTGTCGGAAGGCCTGGTCCAGCAGGTGCGCGGGCGGGGTACGATCGTCTCGCACAGGCCGATCAGCCACAATATCTGGAATTTCGGCAGCTTTACCGAGCTTGCCCGCCGGCAGGGCCAGCGCCCGGTGACCCGCGTGCTCGACCATCGGGTGGAAGACGGCGAGCTCATCCTCGTGCGCGCCCGTGGGCTCGCCAATGACGAGACGGTCAGCTGGCTGAACGTCGATACGTCCCGGCTCGATCTCGCCCTCTATCCGGGCATCGAGACCTACGATTTCGCCGCGCAATCGCTCTACGAGGTGTTGCACCGCGACTATGACCGCCATCCCCTGCGCTCGGAACTGCTGCTCACCGTCGTGCCGCCGTCCGATCGCCTGCGGGAGGTCTTCGGCCCGGCAGCGCCCCAGGTGCCGGGCTACCTTTGCGCCAGCGGAGACGTACTGGACGCCGACGACCGTTTGGTCGAGCGCACGTCGATCGTCTACTCGCCGGCCGTCCAGATGAAATTCGCAACGCGCTGGGGGCGCGATACCGCGCCGGCCTGA
- a CDS encoding ABC transporter substrate-binding protein: MKTILPMVLGLASATFISLAGAAQAAGDEKLAAALPEAVRTAGKLNFTISLAYPPMEYNDAGSTELKGFDIDLAKAIAERLGLTAEFQNVEFPQLIPQVVTGRSDMIITAFSDKVERQTQLDFIDYFKTGNVFYSSIDHQDEIKTEADLCGKTVAVATGTSWVTWAEELGKLICPADKLITVIQIPTQAEHIMQIRQGRAQASVIGLEGLLDLMKQEPGKFYQIGEVGDVNHYGIAFAKANGELRDAVHATLDALKADGTYAQILDRHGLKEAGVEEFKINGATK, encoded by the coding sequence ATGAAGACGATACTGCCGATGGTTCTGGGGCTCGCTTCCGCCACCTTCATCAGCCTTGCCGGCGCCGCACAGGCGGCCGGCGACGAAAAGCTTGCCGCCGCCCTGCCGGAGGCCGTGCGCACCGCCGGCAAGCTGAACTTCACGATCAGCCTTGCCTATCCGCCGATGGAATACAACGACGCCGGCTCGACGGAGCTGAAGGGCTTCGACATCGACCTTGCCAAGGCGATCGCCGAGCGCCTCGGCCTGACGGCGGAATTCCAGAACGTCGAGTTTCCGCAGCTCATCCCGCAGGTCGTCACCGGTCGCTCCGACATGATCATCACGGCTTTCTCCGACAAGGTCGAGCGCCAGACGCAGCTTGACTTCATCGACTACTTCAAGACCGGCAACGTCTTCTACTCGAGCATCGACCATCAGGACGAGATCAAGACCGAGGCCGACCTCTGCGGCAAGACGGTCGCCGTCGCGACCGGCACGAGCTGGGTCACCTGGGCCGAAGAGCTCGGCAAGTTGATCTGCCCGGCCGACAAGCTGATCACCGTCATCCAAATCCCGACCCAGGCCGAGCACATCATGCAGATCCGCCAGGGCCGCGCCCAGGCCTCCGTCATCGGCCTCGAAGGCCTGCTCGACCTGATGAAGCAGGAGCCGGGCAAGTTCTACCAGATCGGCGAGGTCGGCGACGTCAATCACTACGGCATCGCCTTCGCCAAGGCCAATGGCGAGCTGCGCGACGCCGTGCACGCCACGCTCGATGCGCTCAAGGCAGACGGCACTTATGCACAGATCCTCGACCGCCACGGCTTGAAAGAGGCGGGCGTCGAAGAGTTCAAGATAAACGGAGCCACCAAGTAA
- a CDS encoding amino acid ABC transporter ATP-binding protein, whose amino-acid sequence MSLAVKAVGIRKSFGSHEVLKGLDLDVAHGEVLCILGPSGSGKSTFLRCINHLETPNGGYVWVDGAIMGYALSRGALQELPVKRLRAQQSQLGMVFQHFNLFAHRTVLGNVIEGPMVVRGLKRAEAEARAMELLEQVGMAGKAASYPSQLSGGQKQRVAIARALAMEPRVMLFDEPTSALDPELVGEVLEVMRTLARGGTTMIVVTHEIGFAREVADRVVVMIDGEIRETGTPGDVLSNPADPRVRSFLSRVLA is encoded by the coding sequence ATGAGCCTCGCAGTCAAGGCGGTCGGTATCCGCAAGAGTTTCGGCAGCCACGAGGTCCTGAAGGGGCTCGACCTGGATGTCGCCCATGGCGAAGTGCTCTGCATCCTCGGCCCCTCCGGCAGCGGCAAGAGCACTTTCCTGCGCTGCATCAATCACCTGGAGACGCCGAACGGAGGCTATGTCTGGGTCGATGGCGCCATCATGGGCTACGCACTTTCCCGCGGCGCCCTGCAGGAACTGCCGGTCAAGCGCCTGCGCGCCCAGCAAAGCCAGCTCGGCATGGTGTTCCAGCACTTCAACCTCTTTGCCCACCGCACCGTGCTCGGCAATGTCATCGAGGGTCCGATGGTGGTGCGCGGCCTCAAGCGCGCCGAGGCGGAGGCGCGCGCCATGGAGCTGCTGGAGCAGGTCGGCATGGCCGGCAAGGCCGCAAGCTACCCCTCGCAGCTTTCCGGCGGCCAGAAGCAGCGCGTGGCGATCGCCCGGGCGCTGGCCATGGAGCCGCGCGTCATGCTGTTCGACGAGCCGACCAGCGCGCTCGATCCGGAACTCGTCGGCGAGGTGCTGGAGGTGATGCGCACGCTCGCCCGCGGCGGAACCACCATGATCGTCGTCACCCACGAGATCGGCTTTGCCCGCGAAGTGGCTGACCGCGTCGTGGTCATGATCGACGGCGAGATCCGCGAGACGGGCACGCCCGGCGATGTCCTCAGCAATCCCGCAGATCCGCGCGTGCGCTCGTTCCTGAGCCGCGTGCTCGCCTGA
- a CDS encoding amino acid ABC transporter permease, producing the protein MQQPAPKSTATLAPADLPGPDVAVRRLRHPGRWISGGIVLLLLAVIGRAFAVGQIQWTVVGQFLTAGVIVTGFGWTLLISACALALGVALGFAFGIMRLSENPILRFAAWLYVWIFRGTPVLLQLLIWFNIALVFPRLYIPGLVDARMVDVVTPFVAAVLGLGVNEGSYLTEVVRGGIGAVDKGQKEAAHTLGMTPGQTMRRIVLPQTLRLILPVLGNSAIGMLKFSSLAATIAMGEMLNAAQRIYFINGAVIELLFVCAVWYLAGTTVLSIGQYYLERHFGRDASATSDERAWFKGWARRPAAPEEA; encoded by the coding sequence ATGCAACAGCCCGCCCCGAAATCAACCGCAACGCTCGCGCCCGCCGACCTTCCCGGTCCGGACGTGGCCGTGCGCCGCCTGCGACATCCCGGCCGCTGGATCAGCGGCGGCATCGTCCTTCTTCTTCTCGCCGTGATCGGCCGGGCCTTCGCCGTCGGGCAAATCCAGTGGACCGTCGTCGGGCAATTCCTGACGGCAGGGGTCATCGTCACCGGTTTCGGCTGGACGCTGCTGATCTCAGCCTGCGCGCTGGCGCTCGGCGTCGCGCTCGGTTTTGCCTTCGGCATCATGCGGCTTTCCGAAAACCCGATCCTGCGCTTCGCTGCCTGGCTCTATGTCTGGATCTTCCGCGGCACGCCGGTGCTTCTCCAGCTGCTCATCTGGTTCAACATCGCGCTGGTCTTTCCAAGGCTCTATATTCCGGGCCTCGTCGATGCACGCATGGTCGATGTCGTGACGCCCTTCGTCGCCGCCGTGCTCGGGCTCGGCGTCAACGAGGGCTCCTATCTCACCGAAGTCGTGCGCGGCGGCATCGGCGCCGTCGACAAGGGCCAGAAGGAGGCAGCGCATACGCTCGGCATGACGCCCGGCCAGACCATGCGCCGCATCGTCCTGCCGCAAACGCTGCGGCTGATCCTGCCGGTGCTCGGCAACAGCGCCATCGGCATGCTGAAATTCTCCTCGCTCGCCGCCACGATCGCCATGGGCGAAATGCTGAACGCGGCGCAGCGCATCTACTTCATCAACGGCGCCGTCATCGAACTGCTGTTCGTCTGCGCCGTCTGGTATCTCGCCGGCACGACGGTGCTTTCCATCGGCCAGTATTACCTCGAACGCCATTTCGGCCGCGACGCCTCCGCCACGAGCGACGAGCGGGCGTGGTTCAAGGGCTGGGCGCGCCGCCCGGCCGCCCCGGAGGAAGCATGA
- a CDS encoding LysR family transcriptional regulator: MINKVRHRVLNLSLGDAELRLLRVFASVVQHGGFSAAQSALGMTQATISTHMRHLEERIGLRLCTRGRGGFQLTEEGRLVYDAALELFGSLEKFQSRIGEAQGELSGNLSFGTVDAMISNRDLNLPGALAAFHAEAPRVHLEIDVAAPQVLHQGLLNGSYQIVLMPSVGSVMPNVRSQPVFSEMQKLYCADGHPLFDRPDADLTDTLLEAQSFAGRTYMLNETICGVNFNWAAATPHMEGTLLLLLSGAYIGFLPDHYAEEWVRNGRLRILAPERMTFEDMFHIAYPRNKPSRAAETLAAAIARSVRKPH; encoded by the coding sequence ATGATCAACAAGGTCCGGCACCGCGTCCTCAATCTGTCGCTTGGCGATGCCGAGCTTCGGCTGCTGCGCGTCTTCGCTTCGGTGGTGCAGCATGGCGGCTTTTCAGCCGCGCAATCGGCGCTCGGCATGACGCAGGCGACCATCTCCACCCATATGCGGCACTTGGAGGAGCGCATCGGCCTGCGCCTGTGCACCCGCGGGCGCGGTGGTTTCCAGCTGACGGAGGAAGGGCGACTCGTCTATGACGCGGCGCTCGAGCTCTTCGGCTCGCTGGAGAAATTCCAGAGCCGCATCGGCGAGGCACAGGGCGAGCTTTCCGGCAATCTCAGCTTCGGCACGGTCGATGCGATGATCAGCAACCGCGACCTCAATCTTCCCGGTGCCCTTGCCGCCTTTCACGCGGAAGCGCCGCGCGTGCATCTGGAGATCGACGTTGCGGCGCCGCAGGTCCTGCATCAGGGGCTGCTGAACGGTTCCTACCAGATCGTCCTCATGCCGTCGGTCGGCAGCGTCATGCCGAACGTCCGCAGCCAGCCGGTCTTTTCGGAAATGCAGAAACTCTACTGCGCCGACGGCCACCCTCTCTTCGACCGCCCCGATGCCGATCTCACCGACACGCTTCTGGAAGCCCAGTCCTTCGCCGGCCGCACCTACATGCTGAACGAGACGATCTGCGGCGTGAATTTCAACTGGGCCGCGGCGACGCCGCATATGGAAGGCACGCTGCTTCTGCTGCTTTCCGGCGCCTATATCGGCTTCCTGCCCGATCATTACGCCGAGGAGTGGGTGCGCAACGGCCGTTTGCGGATCCTCGCACCCGAGCGCATGACCTTCGAGGACATGTTCCACATCGCCTATCCGCGCAACAAGCCCTCGCGGGCCGCCGAGACCCTGGCGGCAGCCATCGCCAGAAGCGTGCGCAAACCGCACTGA
- the speB gene encoding agmatinase encodes MTSNSYETGRLNLPFVGICTFGKYPYQPDWDAIDADVAILGAPFDCGTQWRAGTRFGPRSIREASTLFSFGHGGAYDHEDDVTYLPSGEVSIVDIGDADIVHTDTMKSHANIEFGVRKILEAGALPVVLGGDHSINIPCINAFAEDCEKNGPIHIVQIDAHLDFVDERHGVRYGHGNPMRRAAEKPYVSGLSQLGIRNVSSTAKEGYEDARKMGSDILSVRQIRALGTEGVVERIPAGARYYVTIDIDGFDPSIAPGTGTPSHGGFIYYEVLEILAALAKRGDIVGIDLVEVAPDYDHTGGTAILAAQVLMNLIGRIMHAKKR; translated from the coding sequence ATGACCAGCAATTCGTATGAGACCGGGCGCCTGAACCTGCCGTTCGTCGGCATCTGCACCTTCGGCAAGTATCCCTACCAGCCGGATTGGGACGCTATCGACGCGGATGTCGCAATCCTCGGCGCGCCCTTCGACTGCGGCACGCAGTGGCGCGCCGGCACCCGCTTCGGGCCCCGTTCCATCCGCGAGGCCTCGACCCTGTTCTCCTTCGGCCATGGCGGCGCCTACGACCATGAGGACGACGTCACCTACCTGCCGAGCGGCGAAGTCTCCATCGTCGATATCGGCGACGCCGACATCGTGCATACCGACACGATGAAGAGCCATGCCAACATCGAATTCGGCGTGCGCAAGATACTCGAAGCCGGTGCGCTGCCGGTGGTGCTGGGCGGCGACCACTCGATCAACATTCCCTGCATCAACGCCTTTGCCGAGGACTGCGAGAAGAACGGCCCGATCCACATCGTGCAGATCGACGCCCATCTCGATTTCGTCGACGAGCGCCATGGCGTCCGCTACGGTCACGGCAACCCGATGCGCCGCGCGGCGGAAAAGCCCTATGTCAGCGGCCTGTCGCAACTCGGCATCCGCAACGTCTCCTCCACGGCCAAGGAAGGCTATGAGGATGCGCGCAAAATGGGCTCCGATATCCTGTCCGTGCGCCAGATCCGGGCGCTGGGCACGGAAGGCGTGGTCGAGCGCATTCCGGCAGGCGCACGCTACTATGTGACGATCGACATCGACGGCTTCGATCCGTCGATCGCGCCGGGCACGGGCACGCCGTCGCATGGCGGCTTCATCTATTACGAGGTGCTGGAGATCCTGGCGGCACTGGCCAAGCGCGGCGATATCGTCGGCATCGACCTGGTCGAGGTCGCGCCCGACTACGACCACACCGGAGGCACCGCCATTCTGGCCGCACAGGTTCTCATGAACCTCATCGGCCGCATCATGCACGCCAAAAAACGCTGA
- a CDS encoding aldehyde dehydrogenase family protein translates to MDSLVRNYLDQYGVSDATRRFLAKPQKMFIDGAWVDSANGATFDIFEPSTGGLVTRAPSGTADDLDRAVRAARRQFDGGEWRRLKPLERERLLHRLADLIETHGDELAEIEAIDMGKSVTFAREIDIQGTVDTFRYFAGWPSKLHGRTVEPSIPGNYLAYTRKEPLGVVAAIVPWNFPLQTMAWKVAAALAAGCTVIVKPAELTSLSTLRFAELVQEAGFPDGVVNIVTGKGSVIGAAMSAHPGINKVTFTGSTPVGQEVGRTAVGNLKHVTLELGGKSPVLVLDDADLASAARAVANGVFFNSGQVCDAGTRVYVQRSVHDAFLDELIAVTRTLKLAPGLDRDCYIGPMVSAQQKKVVAGYIEAGRREGAKLVHGGATPEGPGHFIEPAIFAHCTPDMSIVREEIFGPVLVTSPFDTLEEAVSLANDTPFGLAAAIYSNDLARVHTLIPQLHAGSVYVNAHSTIDPSMPFGGFKDSGFGKDLGPEQLDYLMETKAVWITLP, encoded by the coding sequence ATGGACTCGCTCGTCCGCAATTATCTGGATCAATACGGCGTCAGCGACGCGACGCGCCGGTTTCTCGCCAAGCCGCAGAAGATGTTCATCGACGGCGCCTGGGTCGATAGCGCAAACGGCGCGACCTTCGACATCTTCGAGCCGTCGACGGGCGGTCTCGTCACCCGCGCGCCTTCGGGCACGGCGGATGATCTGGACAGGGCCGTCCGGGCCGCGCGCCGCCAGTTCGACGGCGGTGAATGGCGCCGCCTGAAGCCGCTGGAGCGGGAGCGGCTGCTGCATCGCCTTGCCGACCTCATCGAGACCCATGGCGACGAACTTGCCGAAATCGAAGCCATAGACATGGGCAAGTCCGTGACCTTCGCGCGGGAGATCGACATCCAGGGAACGGTCGACACGTTCCGCTATTTCGCCGGCTGGCCCTCCAAGCTGCATGGGCGCACGGTCGAGCCGTCCATTCCCGGCAACTATCTTGCCTATACCCGCAAGGAGCCGCTGGGCGTGGTCGCGGCCATCGTGCCGTGGAACTTTCCGCTGCAGACCATGGCATGGAAGGTCGCGGCGGCGCTGGCCGCCGGCTGCACGGTCATCGTCAAGCCGGCGGAGCTGACCTCGCTGTCCACCCTGCGCTTTGCGGAGTTGGTGCAGGAGGCCGGCTTCCCCGATGGCGTCGTCAATATCGTCACGGGCAAGGGCAGCGTCATCGGCGCGGCCATGTCTGCCCATCCAGGCATCAACAAGGTGACCTTCACCGGCTCGACGCCCGTCGGGCAGGAAGTCGGCCGCACGGCGGTCGGCAATCTCAAGCATGTCACGCTGGAGCTTGGCGGCAAGTCGCCGGTGCTGGTGCTCGACGACGCGGATCTGGCGAGCGCCGCCCGCGCGGTGGCAAACGGCGTATTCTTCAACTCCGGCCAGGTCTGCGATGCCGGCACCCGCGTCTATGTCCAGCGCTCGGTGCACGACGCCTTCCTCGACGAGCTGATCGCGGTCACGCGCACGCTGAAACTCGCGCCGGGCCTCGACCGGGATTGCTATATCGGCCCGATGGTCTCGGCCCAGCAGAAGAAGGTCGTCGCAGGCTATATCGAGGCCGGCCGGCGCGAGGGCGCGAAGCTCGTCCATGGCGGCGCAACTCCGGAAGGTCCGGGTCATTTCATCGAGCCTGCGATCTTCGCCCATTGCACGCCGGACATGAGCATCGTGCGTGAGGAGATCTTCGGGCCGGTGCTGGTGACAAGCCCGTTCGATACGCTGGAGGAGGCGGTTTCGCTGGCGAACGACACGCCGTTCGGGCTGGCCGCCGCGATCTATTCGAACGATCTCGCCCGCGTGCACACGCTCATCCCGCAACTGCATGCCGGTTCGGTCTATGTCAACGCGCATAGCACGATCGATCCTTCCATGCCGTTCGGCGGCTTCAAGGATTCCGGCTTCGGCAAGGATCTCGGGCCGGAACAGCTCGACTATCTCATGGAGACCAAGGCGGTGTGGATCACGCTGCCATAG
- a CDS encoding purine-cytosine permease family protein: protein MTDHVSQGGFAIAETERAEAERNRAAAERGDAPLLPSERLWGFWEFTYANSALAIATWAFLIGGSVGLFVGPKEGIAAIIMGNIVGVMLTALSTTPLSGRYGIEQFIALRSQFGYNGSRIVYVLAVVILTMGWLAVLAMMFGRSIDGLTALSAGEAANPTGIKMIVAAVGAILVTWFIVAKGPTSIKFFNMVVSPALVILMIVMLYLILQHRSFSELLAMPALAPPFEDNTLNFIIAVEVNLAAGFSWWPYIGNLARLTKNERTAFWPNVVGIFGAAALGEIVGLLAAVALGDSDPTIWMTKIAGPVIGIIALLFVAFANMTSMANILYTSIVGLRQVGTASIRAISWGAILFLFCIIPLGLVVFYPQMYDGFFIFLVWTSALNSALAGIGIADYFFLRRQKLDMRSLHGPQENGPYRFWGGFNPIGLFALAIGFGVYVLVFNPQTLASLPVFKYLTASVPSCLAAGTVHYVLTRLFARGRGWGLYP, encoded by the coding sequence ATGACCGATCACGTCAGCCAGGGCGGCTTTGCCATCGCCGAAACCGAACGGGCGGAAGCCGAACGCAACCGTGCCGCCGCCGAGCGGGGCGATGCGCCGCTGCTTCCCTCCGAGCGTCTATGGGGCTTCTGGGAGTTCACCTACGCCAATTCGGCGCTTGCCATCGCCACCTGGGCCTTCCTGATCGGCGGGTCGGTCGGTCTCTTCGTCGGGCCCAAGGAGGGCATCGCCGCCATCATCATGGGCAATATCGTCGGCGTCATGCTGACGGCCCTTTCCACCACGCCGCTTTCCGGCCGCTACGGTATCGAGCAGTTCATCGCCCTGCGAAGCCAGTTCGGCTATAATGGCAGCCGCATCGTCTACGTGCTCGCCGTGGTCATTCTCACCATGGGCTGGCTTGCCGTGCTTGCGATGATGTTCGGCCGGTCGATCGACGGGCTGACGGCGCTGAGCGCCGGCGAGGCGGCCAATCCCACCGGCATCAAGATGATCGTCGCCGCCGTCGGCGCCATTCTTGTCACCTGGTTCATCGTCGCCAAGGGGCCGACCTCGATCAAGTTCTTCAACATGGTCGTCTCGCCCGCGCTGGTGATCCTGATGATCGTGATGCTGTACCTTATCCTCCAGCATCGCTCCTTCTCCGAATTGCTGGCGATGCCCGCGCTCGCCCCGCCCTTCGAGGACAACACGCTCAACTTCATCATCGCCGTCGAGGTCAACCTCGCCGCGGGCTTCTCCTGGTGGCCCTATATCGGCAACCTGGCTCGTCTGACGAAGAACGAACGCACGGCCTTCTGGCCCAACGTCGTCGGCATCTTCGGGGCGGCGGCTCTCGGTGAGATCGTCGGCCTGCTTGCCGCCGTCGCACTCGGCGACAGCGACCCGACGATCTGGATGACCAAGATCGCAGGTCCCGTCATCGGTATCATCGCGCTGCTCTTCGTCGCCTTCGCCAACATGACCTCGATGGCCAATATCCTCTACACCTCCATCGTCGGCCTGCGGCAGGTGGGCACGGCGTCGATCCGCGCCATCTCCTGGGGGGCGATCCTCTTCCTGTTCTGCATCATCCCGCTCGGCCTCGTGGTCTTCTATCCGCAGATGTACGACGGCTTCTTCATCTTCCTCGTCTGGACCTCGGCGCTGAATTCCGCGCTCGCCGGCATCGGCATCGCCGACTACTTCTTCCTGCGCCGCCAGAAGCTCGACATGCGCAGCCTGCATGGCCCGCAGGAAAACGGTCCCTACCGGTTCTGGGGTGGCTTCAACCCGATCGGCCTCTTCGCGCTTGCCATCGGCTTCGGCGTCTACGTGCTCGTCTTCAATCCGCAGACGCTCGCGAGCCTGCCGGTCTTCAAATACCTCACCGCTTCCGTGCCCTCCTGCCTTGCGGCCGGCACGGTTCACTATGTCCTGACCCGGCTCTTCGCCCGCGGGCGCGGCTGGGGCCTCTACCCGTAA